The following is a genomic window from Paenibacillus sp. FSL R5-0766.
TGGTCGTCTCAGAACGCCCTGGTTCACTGTCTAGAGCCATCTGCATGGCCGTCGGGTCTTTTAGCTTGATCTTCATGGCATAGCCCTTATAGCTGCCAGGATTCACTCTGTACATTTCAATCGTTAACCGGTCACTGTCTACCCGTTCAAATGGAACGCCAAGCTTGGATGAAATCCGGTTGTTGTAAATCTTTTCCGGACGATCCGCTTGGGTGGAAGCCTTCTGCACAAGTGTAGACATCGTACTTGTTGTTTTATTATAGAGCTGTGTCGTTCTTTTAATAGAAGAAGAAGTCTGGACAGCAGCATCTTTTGCCCCCGCAAGCTCTTGGCTAATTGCTTGGGTCCGGGGTGTAATCGTATCCTCTGACAGTTCGGTAGGCATCAAACCTCCGGGTTCAAGTGGAGGACGAAGCAGGATCAGGCATAATATCAATCCAACAAAAGGAGCGAGTGCAAGCATAAAAAAACGATTAACCTGTTTGACGGGTGTAATCATTTGAGCAGGTCCATCTTTTTCTGGAGTGTCTCCAGTTGTTTTTTGACTTCGCTCAGCTGGGTATACAGTTTGTTGCTGTTATCCGTTTTGTCACTTGCATTATCCTTGGTGAAAGTCAGCAATTCATTGAAGGATTGAACCTGTCCCTGCAGGTCTTCTACTTCCTTTGATATCGTTGTTAGCTGATTTTCGTAGTCGGTTTTTAGCGCTGCAATCTGCTGCTGATTATGGGCTTGAAGCTGGTTAATCATCTGTTGCTGGAGATGGTTACTATAATAGTAGGTTCCAACGACTCCTAGTGCAATGAGAACAATCCACATTACCAGAAACAGCTTGATTGAAGATCCAGCCTTGCCTTTGGCGCTCCG
Proteins encoded in this region:
- a CDS encoding uroporphyrinogen-III C-methyltransferase; translated protein: MKPSAPSSDIHHTRSAKGKAGSSIKLFLVMWIVLIALGVVGTYYYSNHLQQQMINQLQAHNQQQIAALKTDYENQLTTISKEVEDLQGQVQSFNELLTFTKDNASDKTDNSNKLYTQLSEVKKQLETLQKKMDLLK